In Cytophagales bacterium, the sequence AGATTACGATGCATTTAAAGATGCCCATGCCTTAAACAGCGCTAATATACTTACTGAAATTATGCAAGCATGTGACATTGATCAAAAAATGATTGATGAGGTGTTTTCTTTGGTACGGCACCACGAAACCGGAGGTACAGATAGGATTGATATTCTGAAAGATGCAGATAGTATCTCTTATTTTGAGGTGAATTTGCCCCTCTATTTTTTACGCAATACTCTAAAAGAGACAAAAAGACGGTGCTTGTGGGGATACAAAAGATTATCGGATGAAGGAAAAAAGATTGTTGCAGAATTGAATTATCAAAATAAAGAGGTTAAGTCCCTTTTGAAAGTTTGTATTGAT encodes:
- a CDS encoding DUF4202 domain-containing protein, whose amino-acid sequence is MDKIDLVKRKIEEIIKGSFVPEDPIHSKNTLEWLLKLMPDADESLKIAALGHDIERAIEKRKVRRQDYKDYDAFKDAHALNSANILTEIMQACDIDQKMIDEVFSLVRHHETGGTDRIDILKDADSISYFEVNLPLYFLRNTLKETKRRCLWGYKRLSDEGKKIVAELNYQNKEVKSLLKVCIDECEQTILK